Proteins found in one Microbacterium sp. LWS13-1.2 genomic segment:
- a CDS encoding ABC transporter substrate-binding protein: MKLRKKVSLALVALLAAGSLASCSAGGGDDQGAIDQFPEAWDEEITIDVFDGLANYMGVQQGWFAKIVKDKFNMKLNIIAPNVAGGGDTLYNTRVAAGDLGDLIITDKGEKLDELIEGGLVQDSSNYYPAMDNAAEFDAAVEKLNDGKDGIYGFPSAVSSLKPTEPSEGLNPTFGPYVRWDYYKELGYPEIGTLEDLLPVLADMQAAHPAADNGQPTYAFSLFKDWDGNMMVTAKQPACFYGYDEIGFVLSKADGSDYQSILDPDGEYIRNLKLYFDANQLGLVDPESTTQNYDTLFSKFQNGQVLFSWWPWLGQSAFNTEENMAAGKGFQMAPLQDQNIFSYGAEAYGGKQVFAIGSKADDPERIAAFVDWLYSAEGAYANSSQTGASAGPQGLTWEVNDAGEPELTDFGNEVFLQGGATVPEEWGGGEYADGVSALNLSAVLPIDTDAETGLPYNYTFWPTYQASIANPLTEDWSAKMGDATSTMEYLQANDQVLVAPGASYAAPADDSEIETLRNQVKEIIKQYSWQMVFAESEAQFESLRDELIETANGLGYEQVLEFDMDNAKSQNDARVAVAEEFAG; the protein is encoded by the coding sequence ATGAAGCTTCGAAAGAAGGTGTCCCTGGCGCTCGTGGCGCTGCTCGCCGCGGGATCGCTGGCCTCCTGCAGCGCAGGCGGCGGCGACGATCAAGGTGCGATCGACCAGTTCCCCGAGGCGTGGGACGAGGAGATCACGATCGACGTGTTCGACGGTCTCGCGAACTACATGGGCGTCCAGCAGGGCTGGTTCGCCAAGATCGTCAAGGACAAGTTCAACATGAAGTTGAACATCATCGCCCCGAATGTCGCGGGCGGCGGCGACACCCTGTACAACACGCGCGTGGCCGCCGGTGACCTCGGCGACCTCATCATCACCGACAAGGGCGAGAAGCTCGACGAGCTCATCGAGGGCGGTCTGGTGCAGGACTCGTCGAACTACTACCCGGCGATGGACAATGCCGCCGAGTTCGACGCGGCCGTCGAGAAGCTCAACGACGGCAAGGACGGCATCTACGGCTTCCCGTCCGCGGTCTCCTCCCTCAAGCCCACCGAGCCGTCCGAGGGTCTGAACCCGACCTTCGGCCCGTACGTGCGGTGGGACTACTACAAGGAGCTCGGCTACCCCGAGATCGGCACGCTCGAGGACCTGCTCCCGGTGCTCGCCGACATGCAGGCGGCCCACCCCGCCGCCGACAACGGCCAGCCCACCTACGCCTTCTCGCTGTTCAAGGACTGGGACGGCAACATGATGGTGACCGCCAAGCAGCCGGCGTGCTTCTACGGCTACGACGAGATCGGGTTCGTGCTGTCCAAGGCCGATGGCTCGGACTACCAGAGCATCCTCGACCCCGACGGCGAGTACATCCGTAACCTGAAGCTGTATTTCGACGCCAACCAGCTGGGCCTGGTCGACCCGGAGTCGACCACGCAGAACTACGACACGCTGTTCTCGAAGTTCCAGAACGGCCAGGTGCTGTTCTCGTGGTGGCCCTGGCTCGGGCAGTCGGCCTTCAACACCGAAGAGAACATGGCCGCCGGCAAGGGCTTCCAGATGGCGCCCCTGCAGGACCAGAACATCTTCTCGTACGGCGCCGAGGCGTACGGCGGCAAGCAGGTCTTCGCGATCGGCTCGAAGGCCGACGACCCGGAGCGCATCGCCGCGTTCGTCGACTGGCTGTACTCCGCCGAGGGCGCGTACGCCAACAGCAGCCAGACCGGAGCCTCGGCCGGCCCGCAGGGCCTCACATGGGAGGTCAACGACGCCGGTGAGCCGGAGCTCACCGACTTCGGCAACGAGGTGTTCCTGCAGGGCGGCGCGACCGTTCCCGAGGAATGGGGCGGCGGCGAGTACGCCGACGGCGTGTCCGCGCTGAACCTGAGCGCGGTCCTCCCGATCGACACCGACGCCGAGACCGGCCTGCCGTACAACTACACGTTCTGGCCGACCTACCAGGCCTCGATCGCCAACCCGCTGACCGAGGACTGGTCGGCGAAGATGGGCGACGCGACCTCGACCATGGAGTACCTGCAGGCGAACGACCAGGTGCTCGTGGCCCCGGGCGCGAGCTACGCGGCTCCCGCCGACGACTCCGAGATCGAGACGCTGCGCAATCAGGTCAAGGAGATCATCAAGCAGTACTCGTGGCAGATGGTCTTCGCCGAGAGCGAGGCGCAGTTCGAGTCGCTGCGCGACGAGCTCATCGAGACAGCGAACGGCCTCGGCTACGAGCAGGTGCTCGAGTTCGACATGGACAACGCGAAGTCGCAGAACGACGCGCGCGTCGCCGTGGCGGAGGAGTTCGCCGGCTGA
- the yicI gene encoding alpha-xylosidase produces MKFTDGYWLTRPGLAPLYAVEVDDIRHDEAAGTMTVYAPTAVIRDRGDTLNRAMLTMTLSAPAPGVVKVRVERHAGAVHRGPDFEVFGEEGFRPEIAIDDEAGILTSGSLAARVSRSAGQWRVDFESDGRVLTSSLPRSIGHFTGTSGKNGTTGTPGTAGTAAGGTQPTWVHQQLSIEPGERVYGLGERFGAFVKNGQVVDTWNADGGTSSEQSYKNVPFYITSRGYGVFVDNPANVSFEVGSEVNSRVQFSVDGESLDYYVIAGPEPKDVLRRYTALTGRPARVPAWSFGLWLTTSFTASYDEDTVSAFVDGMAERDIPLSVFHYDCFWMREYQWTDFEWDARAFHDPVGQIARMHERGVHVSVWINPYIAQRSALFREAADKDYLLRRTDGSVWQWDMWQAGMGLVDFTNPEAADWYVAKLQGLLDQGVDAFKTDFGERIPVEGVVWHDGSDPHRMHNYYAKLYNEVVFRALERHHGVGDAVVFARSATAGSQQFPVHWGGDNDSTFLSMAESLRGGLSLAMSGFGYWSHDIGGFEGTPDPGLFKRWLAFGLLSSHSRLHGSSSVRVPWAFDVEAVDIAREFTKLKMRLMPYLAGAAEQAHSDGTPMMRPMVLEFPGDRSGFDADTQYMLGESLLVAPVFTADGGVEYYVPEGRWTSLLDGSVVDGRRWVAETHGYDSVPLRVRPGTVLPFGADDSRPDYDWADGVTLRCFELPDGYDAVTSVPGHDAKGSIGAAGATTFRVRREGGAIIAASDDARAPWALQVGDRIARAAASGEIRIEIEEDAR; encoded by the coding sequence GTGAAGTTCACCGATGGCTACTGGCTCACCCGGCCAGGACTCGCGCCGCTGTATGCGGTCGAGGTCGACGACATCCGTCACGACGAGGCGGCCGGCACCATGACCGTGTACGCGCCGACGGCCGTGATCCGCGACCGCGGCGACACCCTCAATCGCGCGATGCTGACGATGACGCTCTCGGCCCCGGCGCCCGGCGTCGTCAAGGTGCGGGTCGAGCGGCACGCGGGTGCCGTGCACCGCGGCCCCGACTTCGAGGTGTTCGGCGAGGAGGGCTTCCGTCCCGAGATCGCGATCGACGACGAGGCCGGCATCCTCACGTCCGGCTCGTTGGCCGCGCGCGTCTCGCGGTCCGCAGGTCAGTGGCGCGTCGACTTCGAGAGCGACGGGCGCGTGCTGACCAGTTCGCTGCCGCGATCGATCGGGCACTTCACGGGCACCAGCGGCAAGAACGGCACGACCGGGACCCCCGGCACCGCGGGCACCGCCGCCGGCGGCACGCAGCCCACCTGGGTGCACCAGCAGCTGAGCATCGAACCGGGCGAGCGCGTCTACGGGCTCGGCGAGCGCTTCGGCGCGTTCGTGAAGAACGGCCAGGTCGTCGACACGTGGAACGCCGACGGCGGCACCTCGAGCGAGCAGTCCTACAAGAACGTGCCGTTCTACATCACGTCGCGCGGCTACGGCGTCTTCGTCGACAACCCCGCGAACGTCTCGTTCGAGGTCGGCAGCGAGGTCAACTCGCGCGTGCAGTTCTCGGTCGACGGCGAGTCGCTCGACTACTACGTCATCGCGGGACCCGAGCCGAAGGACGTGCTGCGCCGCTACACCGCACTCACCGGGCGCCCGGCGCGCGTGCCGGCGTGGTCGTTCGGGCTGTGGCTCACGACATCCTTCACCGCCAGCTATGACGAAGACACCGTGAGCGCCTTCGTCGACGGCATGGCCGAGCGCGACATCCCGCTGTCGGTCTTCCACTACGACTGCTTCTGGATGCGGGAGTACCAGTGGACCGACTTCGAGTGGGACGCCCGCGCCTTCCACGACCCGGTCGGCCAGATCGCCCGCATGCACGAGCGCGGCGTCCACGTGTCGGTGTGGATCAACCCCTACATCGCCCAGCGCTCGGCGCTGTTCCGCGAGGCGGCCGACAAGGACTACCTGCTGCGGCGCACCGATGGCAGCGTGTGGCAGTGGGACATGTGGCAGGCCGGCATGGGGCTCGTGGACTTCACGAACCCGGAGGCGGCCGACTGGTACGTCGCGAAGCTGCAGGGACTGCTCGACCAGGGCGTCGACGCGTTCAAGACCGACTTCGGCGAGCGGATCCCGGTCGAGGGCGTCGTGTGGCACGACGGGTCGGACCCGCACCGCATGCACAACTACTACGCGAAGCTCTACAACGAGGTCGTCTTCCGCGCGCTGGAGCGGCACCACGGCGTCGGGGACGCGGTCGTCTTCGCGCGCTCGGCGACCGCCGGCTCGCAGCAGTTCCCGGTGCACTGGGGCGGCGACAACGACTCGACCTTCCTCTCGATGGCAGAGTCCCTGCGCGGCGGGCTTTCGCTCGCCATGTCGGGCTTCGGCTACTGGAGCCACGACATCGGCGGGTTCGAGGGCACGCCCGACCCGGGCCTGTTCAAGCGGTGGCTCGCGTTCGGCCTGCTCTCGTCGCACTCCCGGCTGCACGGCTCGTCGTCGGTCCGCGTGCCGTGGGCCTTCGACGTGGAGGCCGTCGACATCGCCCGTGAGTTCACGAAGCTGAAGATGCGGCTCATGCCGTATCTGGCCGGTGCGGCCGAGCAGGCGCACTCCGACGGCACGCCGATGATGCGCCCGATGGTGCTGGAGTTCCCCGGCGACCGCTCCGGCTTCGACGCCGACACCCAGTACATGCTGGGCGAGTCGCTGCTCGTGGCCCCGGTGTTCACCGCCGACGGCGGCGTGGAGTACTACGTGCCAGAGGGACGATGGACCTCGCTCCTGGACGGCTCGGTCGTCGACGGCCGCCGGTGGGTGGCAGAGACCCACGGCTACGACTCGGTGCCGCTGCGCGTGCGCCCCGGCACCGTGCTGCCGTTCGGCGCCGACGACAGCCGCCCCGACTACGACTGGGCGGACGGCGTGACCCTGCGCTGCTTCGAGCTGCCCGACGGCTACGACGCCGTCACGTCGGTGCCCGGCCACGACGCCAAGGGGTCCATCGGCGCCGCCGGCGCCACCACGTTCCGCGTGCGCCGCGAAGGCGGGGCGATCATCGCCGCGTCGGACGACGCGCGCGCGCCGTGGGCGCTGCAGGTGGGAGACCGGATCGCACGGGCTGCCGCATCCGGAGAGATCCGCATCGAGATCGAGGAGGACGCACGATGA
- a CDS encoding LacI family DNA-binding transcriptional regulator, whose amino-acid sequence MVTIADVAQAAGVSISTVSYVMSGKRAISQETRDRVEKAIDNLGFSPHAGARSLASRSTNVIGLQAPLRTGVNVHVVMQIVTGVVTQARKHGYDILLLASDDAKALQRAAKGSMVDALLVMDVESDDPRIDTLSGLGHPSVLIGLPEGRRAIPCVDFDFEAAGWLAVDRLVALGHRRLALIGSPPEVMSRHTSYADRLARGFLAACEANGVTGTVHACPSSAESVATVDAVMTENPDITGFFVHNEGALPHVATTIAQRGHARGYDLAVVALCPDDVARSVSGLADSIAVPAEAIGAAATDMICEILANGAKPAVRLLPPALTGVPAAT is encoded by the coding sequence ATGGTGACGATCGCGGACGTCGCACAGGCGGCGGGCGTGTCGATCTCGACGGTCTCGTACGTCATGAGCGGCAAGCGGGCCATCTCGCAGGAGACGCGCGACCGCGTCGAGAAGGCCATCGACAACCTCGGCTTCAGCCCGCACGCGGGCGCGCGGTCACTGGCGTCGCGGTCGACCAACGTCATCGGACTCCAGGCTCCGCTGCGCACGGGCGTCAACGTGCACGTCGTGATGCAGATCGTCACCGGCGTCGTCACGCAGGCGCGCAAGCACGGCTACGACATCCTGCTGCTCGCCAGCGACGACGCCAAGGCGCTGCAGCGAGCCGCCAAGGGATCGATGGTCGACGCCCTGCTGGTGATGGATGTCGAGTCCGACGACCCGCGCATCGACACGCTGTCGGGCCTCGGGCATCCGAGCGTCCTGATCGGCCTGCCCGAGGGGAGGCGGGCGATCCCCTGCGTCGACTTCGACTTCGAGGCCGCGGGCTGGCTGGCCGTGGATCGCCTCGTCGCGCTCGGCCACCGGCGCCTCGCCCTCATCGGCTCGCCTCCCGAGGTCATGTCGCGCCACACCTCCTACGCCGACCGCCTGGCGCGGGGCTTCCTTGCGGCCTGCGAGGCGAACGGCGTGACCGGCACCGTGCACGCGTGCCCGAGCAGCGCCGAGTCGGTCGCGACCGTCGACGCGGTGATGACCGAGAACCCCGACATCACGGGCTTCTTCGTGCACAACGAGGGCGCGCTTCCGCATGTGGCCACGACGATCGCCCAGCGCGGTCATGCGCGCGGCTACGACCTCGCCGTCGTCGCGCTGTGCCCCGACGACGTCGCCCGCTCGGTGTCGGGCCTCGCCGACAGCATCGCCGTGCCGGCCGAGGCGATCGGCGCGGCCGCGACAGACATGATCTGCGAGATCCTCGCGAACGGCGCGAAGCCGGCCGTGCGGCTGCTGCCGCCGGCCCTGACCGGAGTGCCCGCGGCGACATGA
- a CDS encoding YesL family protein, whose amino-acid sequence MRIDPDSRTLGGFSTFLTFVGLNLLYIVLCLPVVTIGAATSALYEVTLRYSDDESGRPLKDFFPAFRASFGRATVLMLCLLLPAALLGFSSVFWFAHPALLAGAAGIAAVIGSAYLFAAFLYAMAQVAYFRNTVRQTLKNALLLPAAEPVRTLGVLVIPVTAVALMILFPPAAILVGTIGFSVGAYATAFLFRSVFTRHDA is encoded by the coding sequence ATGCGGATCGACCCCGACAGTCGCACCCTCGGCGGCTTCTCGACGTTCCTGACCTTCGTCGGGCTCAACCTCCTGTACATCGTGCTGTGCCTGCCGGTCGTGACGATCGGCGCCGCCACCAGCGCGCTGTACGAGGTGACCCTGCGCTACTCCGACGACGAGAGCGGGCGCCCCCTCAAGGACTTCTTCCCCGCGTTCCGCGCCAGCTTCGGCCGCGCGACGGTCCTGATGCTCTGCCTGCTGCTCCCGGCCGCGCTGCTCGGCTTCTCGAGCGTGTTCTGGTTCGCGCACCCCGCGCTGCTGGCCGGCGCGGCCGGCATCGCCGCGGTCATCGGCAGCGCGTACCTCTTCGCGGCGTTCCTGTATGCGATGGCCCAGGTGGCGTACTTCCGCAACACCGTGCGCCAGACGCTCAAGAACGCCCTTCTGCTGCCCGCCGCCGAGCCCGTCCGCACGCTGGGCGTGCTGGTGATCCCCGTCACCGCCGTCGCGCTCATGATCCTGTTCCCGCCGGCGGCGATCCTGGTCGGCACGATCGGCTTCTCCGTCGGCGCCTACGCGACCGCCTTCCTCTTCCGCAGCGTCTTCACCCGCCACGACGCCTGA
- a CDS encoding beta-galactosidase, with protein sequence MAATPHPRRIDAFGELTRELGICFGGDYNPEQWPREVWHEDVELMVRAGVNLVTVGVFSWARLEPSPGERDFAWLDEVLDLLHAHGIAVDLATPTASPPPWLGILHPETLPVNPDGVRLAAGSRNQFTPASRVYRAHALSIATAMAERYATHPAVRMWHVGNEFGQIDFGDEAAREFRRWLADRYGTIDALNDAWGTLVWAQRYRDFDEIVPPRRLPYLVNPAQSLDFRRYTSWALQRVFGEQRDAVRDAGASQPVTTNFMGFEPLTDLWEWAGDVDVVADDQYPDHAAATASSDIALVQDLMRSLGDGRPWVLMEQAVSATSWRPHNLPKSRDRARLDSLQAVARGADAICFFQWRQARTGAERFHSALLPHAGADTEVFAGACALGTDLQRLRPVVGGRVAASVALLFDWPSRWAADEPGRPTERLDTLEQVQRWYRALWRRGIAVDLVRPGADLSTYRVVLVPHTYIVETDAAAALRAAVEGGASLVVGPFSGVADVNAGILTGRSPVLLRDLLGVSGEEWVGLPDAPTPLAVEAGWTTGPATAEATVLGERLRAEGADVLARFGDGHLAGAPAITRHRVGDGTAWYLGAVASDDALAAVLDDALGAAGVTGVVPDRVLPDDVEAVRRGDALFLLNHGQATRHLTVPGPHRDLLSDADVDGRATLAPGAAMVLIERHAE encoded by the coding sequence ATGGCCGCCACCCCGCACCCGCGCCGCATCGACGCGTTCGGTGAGCTCACCCGCGAACTCGGCATCTGCTTCGGCGGCGACTACAACCCCGAGCAGTGGCCCCGCGAGGTCTGGCACGAGGATGTCGAGCTGATGGTCCGCGCCGGCGTCAACCTCGTCACGGTGGGCGTCTTCAGCTGGGCGCGCCTCGAGCCGTCGCCGGGGGAGCGGGACTTCGCATGGCTCGACGAGGTGCTCGACCTGCTGCACGCGCACGGCATCGCCGTCGACCTCGCGACGCCGACCGCGTCGCCGCCGCCGTGGCTCGGCATCCTGCACCCCGAGACGCTGCCCGTGAACCCCGACGGCGTACGCCTCGCCGCCGGATCGCGCAACCAGTTCACGCCGGCCTCGCGCGTCTACCGCGCGCATGCTCTGTCGATCGCGACCGCGATGGCGGAGCGCTATGCGACCCACCCTGCGGTGCGCATGTGGCACGTCGGCAACGAGTTCGGCCAGATCGACTTCGGCGACGAGGCCGCACGCGAGTTCCGGCGGTGGCTGGCCGACCGCTACGGCACGATCGACGCGCTCAACGACGCCTGGGGCACGCTCGTCTGGGCGCAGCGCTACCGCGACTTCGACGAGATCGTGCCCCCGCGGCGCTTGCCCTATCTCGTCAACCCGGCGCAGTCGCTCGACTTCCGCCGCTACACGTCGTGGGCGCTGCAGCGCGTCTTCGGCGAACAGCGCGACGCGGTCCGCGACGCCGGTGCGTCGCAGCCGGTCACCACCAACTTCATGGGGTTCGAGCCGCTCACCGACCTGTGGGAGTGGGCGGGCGACGTCGACGTCGTCGCCGACGACCAGTACCCCGACCACGCCGCGGCGACCGCGTCGTCCGACATCGCACTCGTACAGGACCTCATGCGCTCGCTCGGCGACGGCCGCCCGTGGGTGCTCATGGAGCAGGCGGTGAGCGCGACCTCGTGGCGCCCGCACAACCTCCCGAAGAGCCGGGACCGCGCGCGCCTGGACTCGCTGCAGGCCGTCGCGCGCGGGGCCGACGCGATCTGCTTCTTCCAGTGGCGGCAGGCCCGGACGGGCGCCGAGCGCTTCCACTCCGCGCTGCTGCCGCACGCCGGAGCCGACACCGAGGTCTTCGCGGGCGCCTGTGCGCTGGGCACCGACCTGCAGCGGCTGCGGCCGGTGGTCGGCGGTCGGGTGGCGGCATCCGTCGCGCTCCTCTTCGACTGGCCCTCGCGCTGGGCGGCCGACGAGCCCGGGCGCCCGACCGAGCGGCTCGACACCCTCGAGCAGGTCCAGCGCTGGTACCGCGCGCTGTGGCGTCGCGGCATCGCGGTCGACCTCGTGCGCCCCGGCGCCGACCTCTCGACGTACCGCGTCGTGCTCGTGCCGCACACGTACATCGTCGAGACGGATGCCGCAGCCGCACTCCGCGCGGCGGTCGAAGGTGGCGCGAGCCTCGTGGTGGGCCCGTTCTCGGGGGTCGCCGACGTCAACGCCGGCATCCTCACCGGGCGTTCCCCGGTGCTGCTGCGCGACCTTCTCGGCGTCAGCGGCGAGGAGTGGGTGGGGCTGCCCGACGCGCCGACGCCGCTCGCGGTGGAGGCCGGCTGGACGACCGGCCCGGCGACGGCCGAGGCCACCGTCCTCGGGGAGCGGCTGCGCGCCGAAGGCGCCGACGTGCTCGCCCGCTTCGGCGATGGGCATCTCGCCGGAGCGCCGGCGATCACGCGCCACCGTGTCGGCGACGGCACCGCCTGGTACCTGGGCGCCGTCGCGTCGGACGATGCGCTCGCCGCCGTCCTCGACGACGCGCTCGGCGCCGCGGGCGTCACTGGCGTCGTGCCTGATCGCGTGCTGCCCGACGACGTCGAGGCCGTGCGGCGCGGCGACGCCCTCTTCCTTCTCAACCACGGTCAGGCGACGCGGCACCTCACGGTGCCCGGGCCGCACCGGGATCTCCTGTCGGACGCGGACGTCGACGGGCGGGCCACGCTCGCCCCCGGCGCCGCCATGGTGCTCATCGAAAGGCACGCAGAGTGA
- a CDS encoding glycoside hydrolase N-terminal domain-containing protein — MSTRRDDAATRLRSEALHSLRASAPASRWLEAYPVGNGLRGAMCAGLAGGEKLWLNDITAWSGHAGADPLEGVTVRGADALEAVRGAIEADDLDAADALLQRMQTPWVQAYLPLGWIDIEVLRPPVGAGPGTFQRRLDLATGVATHSYDGVTHRTWADLVTGLIMHEITAEEPISVRLQVGSLLRAKSAPANVGGDLVTQWLLPVDVAPGHEQPAEPVRYDERTGRHGAVVVRSFGAAEVADGVLTSAAATTHLFAVATATAPSLPGDPADDRDARQRAQELLSGIPVATDVTSTATALLGAHVAAHGALYERCALELPAPDDADAGSLDTVDRVYRAQERDDAALAALAFHYGRYLLIASSQPGGLPITLQGLWNAELPGPWSSAYTLNINTQMAYWPAETTGLAECHEPLLRFTRRLSETTGPVVARELYGADGWVAHHNSDAWAHAAPVGAGHGDPAWANWSLGGVWLALHLWEHYAFGGDRAFLRDEAWPALASAGAFALSWIQDDGERAWTSPSTSPENHYLDADGREHGVAVTATMDVALLRELAAVCRAGAATLGLDEPWVAELTARTGRLPDPRVSARGDLLEWDCERTEAEPEHRHLSHLLGLFPLAQITPEATPELARAASESIRLRGPESTGWALAWRAGMQARLGDGEAVHAQLRLALRPADEGSDEHRGGLYPNLFSAHPPYQIDGNLGVTAAIAEALVQSFDEPAEHGESLPRPAAESNDPARVRLRLLPALPQQWPDGAVRGIRSRGDVSVDVEWAGGRLVRARLRAGARAATMMVHGPDGSIGTYELAPGTTRVIEAGERGTSW; from the coding sequence ATGTCCACGCGCCGCGATGATGCGGCCACGCGCCTCCGCTCCGAGGCCCTGCACTCCCTTCGCGCGTCCGCGCCGGCCTCCCGGTGGCTCGAGGCGTACCCCGTCGGCAACGGCCTGCGCGGCGCCATGTGCGCCGGCCTCGCCGGGGGCGAGAAGCTGTGGCTGAACGACATCACGGCGTGGTCGGGTCACGCCGGCGCCGACCCGCTCGAGGGCGTCACCGTGCGCGGGGCGGATGCGCTCGAGGCCGTCCGCGGGGCGATCGAGGCGGACGATCTCGACGCGGCGGATGCGCTGCTGCAGCGGATGCAGACGCCGTGGGTGCAGGCCTACCTGCCGCTCGGCTGGATCGACATCGAAGTGCTGCGGCCACCGGTCGGCGCCGGCCCGGGGACCTTCCAGCGGCGCCTGGACCTCGCGACCGGCGTCGCGACGCACTCCTACGACGGCGTGACGCACCGCACGTGGGCCGACCTCGTGACCGGACTGATCATGCACGAGATCACGGCTGAGGAGCCGATCTCCGTGCGGCTCCAGGTCGGTTCGCTGCTGCGGGCGAAGTCCGCTCCCGCGAACGTGGGCGGCGACCTGGTGACCCAGTGGCTGCTTCCGGTCGACGTGGCTCCCGGCCACGAGCAGCCCGCCGAACCGGTCCGGTACGACGAGCGGACCGGACGCCACGGCGCCGTCGTGGTGCGCTCGTTCGGCGCTGCCGAGGTGGCCGACGGGGTCCTCACCAGCGCTGCCGCGACCACCCACCTGTTCGCCGTCGCGACGGCGACCGCGCCCTCGCTGCCCGGCGACCCCGCCGATGACCGCGACGCACGGCAGCGCGCGCAGGAGCTGCTCTCCGGCATCCCGGTAGCCACCGATGTCACCAGCACAGCGACGGCGCTCCTCGGTGCGCACGTCGCGGCGCACGGCGCCCTCTACGAGCGGTGCGCGCTCGAGCTGCCCGCTCCCGATGACGCCGACGCCGGCTCGCTCGACACCGTCGACCGCGTGTACCGCGCCCAGGAGCGCGACGACGCCGCACTGGCGGCGCTGGCGTTCCACTACGGGCGGTACCTGCTCATCGCATCGTCGCAGCCCGGCGGCCTCCCGATCACGCTGCAGGGTCTCTGGAACGCCGAGCTCCCGGGGCCGTGGTCGAGCGCGTACACGCTCAACATCAACACGCAGATGGCGTACTGGCCGGCCGAGACCACCGGCCTCGCCGAATGCCACGAGCCGCTGCTGCGGTTCACGCGGCGGCTCTCGGAGACCACGGGGCCGGTCGTCGCGCGGGAGCTGTACGGCGCGGACGGCTGGGTCGCCCATCACAACTCGGATGCCTGGGCCCACGCGGCACCGGTGGGCGCGGGCCACGGCGACCCGGCGTGGGCGAACTGGTCGCTCGGCGGCGTGTGGCTCGCACTGCACCTGTGGGAGCACTACGCGTTCGGAGGGGACCGCGCGTTCCTGCGCGACGAGGCCTGGCCGGCGCTCGCGTCGGCCGGGGCCTTCGCCCTGTCGTGGATCCAGGACGACGGCGAGCGCGCGTGGACGAGTCCGTCGACCTCGCCCGAGAACCACTACCTCGACGCCGACGGCCGCGAGCACGGCGTCGCTGTCACCGCCACGATGGATGTCGCGCTGCTGCGGGAACTGGCCGCGGTCTGCCGCGCCGGCGCCGCGACGCTGGGCCTCGACGAGCCCTGGGTCGCGGAGCTCACCGCGCGCACCGGCAGGCTGCCCGACCCGCGCGTCTCGGCGCGGGGCGACCTGCTCGAGTGGGATTGCGAACGCACCGAGGCCGAGCCGGAGCACCGGCATCTGTCGCACCTTCTCGGGCTGTTCCCGCTCGCGCAGATCACGCCCGAGGCGACGCCGGAGCTCGCCCGCGCGGCATCCGAGTCGATCCGGCTGCGCGGTCCGGAGTCGACGGGTTGGGCACTCGCGTGGCGGGCAGGCATGCAGGCGCGCCTCGGCGACGGCGAGGCGGTGCACGCTCAGCTGCGGCTGGCGCTCCGACCCGCCGACGAGGGCTCCGACGAGCACCGCGGCGGCCTCTACCCGAACCTGTTCAGCGCCCACCCGCCGTACCAGATCGACGGCAACCTGGGCGTGACCGCGGCCATCGCGGAGGCCCTCGTGCAGTCCTTCGACGAGCCGGCCGAACACGGCGAGTCCCTGCCACGACCGGCGGCGGAGTCGAACGACCCCGCGCGCGTGCGGCTGCGGCTGCTACCCGCGCTGCCGCAACAGTGGCCCGACGGCGCCGTGCGCGGCATCCGTTCCCGTGGTGACGTCTCGGTCGATGTCGAATGGGCAGGCGGACGCCTCGTGCGGGCACGACTTCGGGCAGGCGCGCGAGCGGCGACAATGATGGTGCACGGGCCCGACGGATCGATCGGCACGTACGAGCTCGCCCCCGGAACCACGCGGGTGATCGAAGCAGGAGAACGGGGAACCTCATGGTGA